In Xenorhabdus griffiniae, the genomic window TGCTTGGTGGAACATTCGCAGCGATATATTTTAATTGGGTAGATTTGGAAACATTGTTAAAGAACTGCTTTTGGGGCAATGGAGAGAAATATGCTTTTTGGAGTACGAGTGAAGATCGCCCGAGATTAAGCTCTCAATTTAAGACAATAATGCTCAATGAGAAAAACACCAGAGATGCATATTTGGTTGAGTTTCAAGAATTTTTAAATACTTTTATTAAACCAACTGTAAAAATTGGAAATAATAAACAAGGAAAGATAATCTATAAATTTATATTACCTAACTTCAAATGGGGAGAATCAGAGATATATCATGAAGTTATTCCATCTGGGTTATCAGATGGCTATAGCGATCCTGATTCATCAATAACTGAGCGTAGTTATGGTAGATATCTTTATTCTGTAGCAAAAGATAAGTTTGATAAAGCGATAAATATTACTCGTAAAAATCGTGCAAATCTCATTTTTGATGAAGAGAGCGGTTTAACTACACTAACCGTAGAAGTAGATGAGCAATATGCTGCGTATATGAAAGTATTTTGGTATTACAAACCAACAAGAGATACTATTTCTCCACTTCACTATAAATGGGGAAAAGAACCCACGTTAGAAAACGCAGTTTATGGATATGAAGATGAGGTACTACGTTAAATGAATAACTTAATAAAAAAATTGCTCAAAAAAGTTTTTCGAGTGAAAACGCCGCCAACAGAGCCATTATCGACATTTGGCGATCCTGTTCTGGCGGAAAAGTTAATTCTGCTAGATAATAAGACTGTAAAACGTGCAGGATTTTTGGATACCATCAATAGCAAAGAATGTCATTTTCGGCATAATCTTATCAGAGCAAGAAAAGAAGCTATAATCCCTGTGATGATAGGGTTTATGCTAGGTTTTGGTCTTTTTATTAACGATTTTGTTAAGGGATGGAAAGCAAACGAAAGAGCTCTTCTTAGATATGTTAATGATGCTAAAATACTTTATGGAGAACAAATTTTTTTAAGTCATGAGTTATCGGAAGATCTTGAATCATTAAAAATGATATCTGATGAAAAAAAAGTATCATTACCAAAATATCTATATATGCGCTATTCTAAAGATGGCTATTATGGTGAAGAAAGAGCCAGGCGATATCTGATTATAGATGCAAGTTTCGGATTGTTTTTCCTGAGCGCCAATATTCTTGCTATTACCATATTTTTAAGATTACGTAAGCCTGCTAATTTCATCATTGATCATGAAAGGCAACTTTTTTACACTTGGAAAAAAGGGAAAGTGTATGTAGCTCGCTATAAAGAGTTAAGTGTAGCATTTACTAATAATATTCTGCATTTTAAATGTTATGGCTTAAACGAAAATCATGAACTGACATACCAATTTTTTACCCCTTATCTTAGTCTTTTCAATTCAGAAGAGGATAAAGCTTATATCTTAGCCTTTATGTCAAAATATTTATTACAGGGAAAAGATGCTGTCAGCTCAGTGGATTTTAAACGTCGAGATCGATTACCGTGGCTTCGAAAGCAAGTAAAACCAACAGATTGGGAACAACAAATTTCAGCCATTTTAGCTGAATTAGATCGCTCAGGAGTACCTGATATTGCGTTATCTGAAAAAATAACCAAAAATATGCCATCATAAAAATGGCAGTAATAATGTCTTATTATTTACAACCAGAGCGTTTATTTCCGCTCTGGTAGAATAAATTAAACTTCAAGTTGCAATTTACAACACTCTATGAAACCTGATTTCTCCCTGCTTCGCGGGGAAAAATCACACGCATCTTGAAGTTAGATTGGTATATAACAATGAGTGACAATTGAAATTACAATAATTAATTTAAAATATGATAACGCCTCCTGGTTGGGGGGCGTCTTTCTTAAGATGATGGATACAAGTCCCAATGAATTTAAAAACCGAACCTGAATCGACATATTTGTAACAAAAGAACTATAAATGCCTTATACAATGCGCTGAGGTTCAAATTCATTCTGTTCAGTAAGAGATAATGTCACCGGTACAGATTTTGAAGTTGGCGTACCTGTGCCATCACCAACACTTTCCATTGGAACTAATGGGTTAGTTTCAGGGTAATAAGCAGCAAGATTCCCGCGCGGAATGGCATAAGGCACTAACTTAAAGCCGGAAACTTTACGCTCAATACCGTCATTCCATACTGTTTCAATATCGACCAAATCACCAGCCTGATATCCCAATTGCGCAATATCTTCTGGATTCATAAACAACACTTCCCGCTGACCATAAACTCCACGATAACGATCATCCAACCCATAAATCGTGGTGTTATATTGATCGTGTGAACGCAAGGTTTGCAAAGTGAAAGGAACATCAGCACCTTCAATTTGTGGGAACAGCGTTTTCGGCAGTGGTGCATGACTGAATTCGGCTTTTTTGCTCGGCGTCGCAAAACGTAATTCAGCCGCCGCATTGCCAAGATAGAAACCACCAGCGTGTTCACATTTTTTATTAAAATTATCAAACCCAGGAATGGTCGCTGCAATATGATCGCGGATTTTATTGTAATCTCCCGCTAATTCCAGCCAGTTAATAGTTGTGGTATTACCGACTGTCGCATTAGCAATACCGGCAATAATCGCTGTTTCAGAACGCTGGCTATCAAATAATGGCTTATTTACGCCCTCTGAGGCATGGACCATGCTGAAAGAGTCTTCTACGGTCACAAACTGTGCACCTGTGGCCTGAATATCTCGCTCGGTGCGTCCTAATGTCGGCAGAATCAATGCGCCTTTTTTACCGGTAATAAGATGACTCCGGTTTAATTTTGTGCTGATGTGTACCGTCAAATCACAGTGCCTAAGCGCTTCTTCTGTTCGCGGACTATCTGGTGCCGCTGCCGCAAGGTTTCCACCCAGCGCGATCAAAACCTTAACTTCATCACGCAACATGGCACTCAACGCTTCCACGACATGATGACCATGAGCACGAGGTGGTTCGAAACCAAAATGAGCAGCCATGCTATCCAAAAAAAGTTTGGCCGGTTTTTCATTAATTCCCATCGTCCGGTTACCCTGTACATTACTGTGTCCACGTACCGGACAAAGTCCTGCCCCCGATTTACCCAATTGTCCAAAAAGCAATTGAAGGTTAACGATTTCACGCACCGTAACCAAAGAGTGTTTGTGTTGAGTTATCCCCATTGCCCAAGTACAAATGACGCGTTCGGCATTCTGATAAATAGCAGCCGCTTCACGCAATTGTGCTTCAGTCAATCCCGATTGATCTTCAATCAATGACCACTCAGTTGCTGCAACACGTTGCAAATAAGCATCCACTCCGTTGGTGTAAGTTGCGATAAATGCCAGATCAAAAATACCTGATTTGCCTTCACTCAACAGGGCATTATGGGTCTCTAAAAGTGCTTTGACTATCCCTCGCACCGCAGCCATATCGCCACCCAATTTGGGCTGATAGTAACGGTGGCTAATTTCCCCAGCCATTGGGGTAATCACTTCAAGCGGTTTTTGTGGATCAGCGAAACGTTCCAATCCGCGCTCACACAAGGTATTAAAAGTGACGATGCGTGCTCCACGTTCAGCAGCCTGTCGTAAGCTATGCAGCATTCGTGGGTGATTTGTTCCTGGGTTTTGACCAAATATAAAAATGGCATCGGCGTGATCAAAATCTTGCAGCCGGATGGTGCCTTTCCCAACACCTAAGCTTGCCAACATACCGGAACCGCTGGCTTCATGGCACATATTAGAGCAATCCGGGAAGTTGTTGGTTCCCACTACACGACCAAACAACTGGTACAACCATGAAGCCTCATTACTGGCGCGCCCTGAAGTGTATAGCTCAAGCTGATTAGGGTTATCCATCGCCTTAATGTGGTTGGCAATCAGGGTAAAAGCATCATCCCAACTGATCGGCTCATAATGATCCGTCTGCGGGTTATAGCTCATCGGTTCAATCACTCTTCCCTGGTATTCAAGGAAATAATCACTTTGTTGGTAAAGTTGACTAACGCTATGGGTTGCGAAGAATTTTCGATCAACATACCGACGAGTTGCTTCCCAAGTAACTGCCTTGGCACCGTTTTCACAAAAACTAAACAAGCTTTTGTTGTCATCTCCCCATGCGCATCCGGGGCAATCAAACCCCTTGGGTTTATTCATGCGCATCAGGTTAACCATATTTTTCAGTGCTTGTTTACTATCAAAGACAAAACGGGTTGTTGCCTCCAGTGAACCCCAACCACCAGCTGCCGCATGGTAAGGTTTTATTTTTGACTTGAATTTCATAAAAATCTCTATTTTTTATGTCGTGACCAACACGATCAGGCCACATATTTACAGGTGAACCAATAACATCGATTTCATTCATTGGCGGCTTACCACCGATGTGATCATACTCCTATCTGCCCATTGTGATAATTATTTCCGTGGTTATATCACGAAAAAACCGAACTATTTGCCAAGTATACAGGCACTATTGCTAGTGCCCTTGATGCCATTAAGATCAAAAATTAGTGCTGAACGTATCAAAGTTATCGGCTTTAACAAATTTGGCAGCGTTAAGCATCTCTTTACCATCTTTGTCTTCACTTAGTTCATTGTTATTGAAAGTAATTTTCATCACATCCTGAATCTTACCTTTACCATCAATATAACCTTGAGACAGAAGATACTGGAAAATCTCTTCTGATTTATTCGCTCCACTGATGCCGTGAATCCTCCTACATAATAGATTCACTAAAACAGGGCAATAGCTTGATAAACAAGGGATTAGGAAAGTATCGAGTGGAATGAAGATTGCACACTATCTCACTTTTTAAGCTGGGTATTTGGTGAGAATCAGGCACAAAAAAATAGTAATGAAATTGGCTTAACAATTACCACCAACTATTGAAATGTCATATGCATCACAACACATAACAAAAATAAATGAAATACTCTATTATGTGATATTTATTTAACGTGTAGAATTAATATAAAATCCATTTACGACAAACAACTAAACATTAACATGAAAATTGCCATTATTAAATTAAACAAATAAATTACTATATTCACTCCCATTCTCCCTACAATGAACATTTAAAAACAACCAACAATGCATCCAATAGATAAGAATAAATCGCTATACAAAACTTGTAACACAGGTATTATTATTATTTATATAGAAGTTCACAGTTATAGCTAATGATATTTTTTCCAGCTTTAACATGAATAAACTACAAATTAGGAGAAAATAAAATGCCATTCCATGAGCCTTTTACAAAAAAATAAAAATTGGAGATCTAATTTACGGATTGCATCCAGAAAGAATAAAATATTTAAAACACTACGAACCATTTAAAAGTATCATCCCAGCTAAAAGCACTAATGGCTTTGAATGTGTTGATAAAGTTAATTACTTTCACTTTCGACCAATATTCATAGATAATTACGTTCTCCCACAGGAAAAACCTCGACGAAAGGGAGAATCACCAAAGGAGATAGAAGAATATGAAGACCGCTATTCCATCTGGAAACGCGATTCGGACAACATGAAATCGTCGAAACACTACCCCTACCAAAAAAGCTTTACCTCATATGGTAATAACCATAAAAAATATAATACTGCATTTAGCGAAACACTAACAAAAGAAGGGATTGGTAAATTATTTTCACGAAAATGTAAGGCAGGATTATCTTGGATAACCATGAGCAATAGTAATAATGATATAGTTAAAAATAATACGATACATTTTATTCTTGATAATATAGATATGTGGTATGTAACAACGAAATCAAACTATCGTCAAGATAGACCTGATGTAACTGCAACAGAATTGAGGTGGATCTATAGAAACAGGGAAAATCCTAACGTGCAAGAAAAAATACAGTTTTGGCTGAATGGTCACCCCACTCTACCACCTTGGGAAAATGAAAAAGGAAAAGAAATATGGAAACTATATACACCAAAGTCTGAAATTGAAGAGGCTTTTAACGCTAACTTACAGCTATAGATTGATATTTCTAATGCATATAGAAAAAATTTATTTGGGTGAATAATTTTGTTAACCTCAGCTTCGTTTAAAAATAGCGATATCATTATCCCGTAGATTCAAGCTCGGTTTTTTAGGCTGGAAGGTATAGGCAATAAGGCCTGCGGCGATTTCCATTTCCAGCAGAAAACCGAGCTGACTACGACGTCTGATCATGTATTCAAATCGTTGATCGTCCTCAAACATAATATTCACGTTCAATGAAAGTGCCGATGATTTTGTCATGCATTTCAGGTGATTTTGAATAACCGAGTGTTTTACGGTTCAGGCGCTTTATTCGGTTACGTAAAGCTAAGTTTTCGCGTTCGATACGTTGAGTAAAATATTGTCCAACCAGATGGTTGGCGGAAGGCAGTCAATTATAGGCTCGGTAATTATCAGTACACCAAAAGGCTATCTTGAATTTAGACAGTTTTTTCAATAACTTTTTCAACGTTTTCTTGTTTCGTCTACCAAAAGCATGCGCGAGTTAAATCGTCTTTTATATTCAAAAAGTAATCAGGTGAAATGCCAAATCGTCTATGACAAAATAAGCCGACCCTAATATCTGGAGGAGGAATACCGAGACGGTATTCATGACACAACATGACGCAAGACCATCAACTACAAGTAGAAGCCATTAAATGTGGCACAGTTATCGATCACATCCCAGCTCATGTCGGCTTTAAGTTATTGTCACTGTTCAAACTCACCGAAACAGACCAGCGCATTACGATTGGCCTGAATCTACCTTCCAACCATTTGGGTAAAAAGGATCTGATCAAGATTGAAAACACCTTTCTGACAGAACAACAGGCAAACCAACTCGCCATGTATGCACCCAATGCCACAATCAATAACATTGAAAATTACGTTGTCGTCAAAAAAATGCCAATCAACTTGCCAGACCAGATCGACAGTGTTCTTGTCTGCCCAAACAGTAATTGCATCAGCCATAACGAACCTGTCGACAGCAGCTTCTATGTTATGTCAGAAAAAGACGATGTGGTGTTACGCTGTAAGTACTGTGAGAAAGAATTTGATCGTCAAGCCGTTATCGATAACGATTAACCGCCGATTCAAATAATCTATCTGCTGCCAGTTCAGGTAATCTGTAAGAATGTCCTGTATCAATTGATGCGGGACAAAGGATCACTATAATGGCAATCCAGAAAATTTTTCCATTTAGATGTCAAACAGGAGTTTCTAATGTCACGTTCTATCCATACCGAAAATGCTCCAGCAGCCATCGGCCCTTATGTTCAAGGCGTTGATCTGGGCAGCATGGTTATCACTTCCGGCCAGATCCCTGTTGATCCAAAAACCGGTGCTATCCCTGAAGAAGTCACTGCTCAAGCCCGCCAATCTTTGGAAAACGTTAAAGCGATTATTGAACAATCTGGCTTAAAAGTGGCTGATATCGTAAAAACCACGGTGTTTGTTAAAGATCTGAATGACTTTGCTGCCGTGAACGCAACTTACGAAGCGTTCTTCGCTGAACACAATGCGCCATTCCCTGCCCGTTCATGTGTTGAAGTTGCCCGTCTGCCAAAAGACGTGAAAATCGAAATCGAAGCTATCGCTGTTCGTCGCTAATTTGCCGTTTTTCCAGCCCTGATCACTTCGGTATCAGGGTTGATATTCCCATCTGGTTTTCCTCTTTTTCTTTGTCTTAGATCAACTTCTTCGGTTGTATATTGACGCATAAAATCTACATATTGTGCTTTAATATAATAAACACACTATATATAGTATTTATACACAAAATTATCCACATCAATAACAGAAAGTGAGACGTCCTCTCATTTTTGCTGTGGATAACATATTGAGGTGCCATATTGTGAAAATGGTTGTGACGCAACAGGGTGACATGAGTAAGGGCAATACCTGTGAACAGGCATCCCATACATGGCATGATCGGTTAGATCAAGAAATTCGGGGCCTGATCGAGCAAAGCAATTTCTCTCTTCTCAATGAAAATGCCAATAAAGACAGTAAGGTTATTCCAACCCAGCGTGACTTATTGGCGGGAATTGTCGCCCGACAATATGCGAAGCAGCATATGCTACCGCATGATGTTGTACAGGCACACGATAGAGGAGAAATTCACTATCATGATCTGGATTACGCCCCGTTTTTTCCTATGTTCAACTGTATGCTGATCGATTTGCAGGGTATGTTGACTAACGGTTTTAAAATGGGCAATGCGGAAATTGAACCGCCCAAATCCATATCTACCGCCACTGCGGTCACTGCCCAGATTATCGCGCAAGTTGCCAGCCACATTTATGGCGGTACAACCATTAATCGCATCGATGAAGTCCTCGCCCCTTTTGTGAAAGCCAGTTATGACAAGCATCTGGCGATTGCCAAAGAGTGGAATATTGCCGATCAAGTTGCCTATGCAGAAGCCCGCACAGAAAAAGAGTGTTATGACGCTTTCCAGTCCCTGGAATATGAAGTCAATACACTGCATACCGCCAATGGACAAACGCCGTTTGTTACTTTCGGCTTCGGCTTGGGAACAACCAAAGAAGCCCGTTTGATCCAAATCTCAATTTTGCGCAACCGCATTGCGGGTTTGGGAAAAAACCGCAAGACCGCCGTTTTCCCCAAGCTGGTTTTTGCCATTCGTGATGGATTGAATCACCGGTTTGGTGATCCCCACTATGACATTAAATTGCTGGCCCTGGAATGTGCCAGTAAACGCATGTATCCCGATATTCTCAATTATGATCAAGTGATTAAAGTAACGGGATCATTTAAAACCCCAATGGGTTGCCGCAGTTTTCTCAGCGTTTATGAGGAAAACGGTCAGCAAATTCATGAAGGGCGTAATAATTTGGGTGTCATCAGCCTGAACCTTCCCCGCATTGCGCTCGAAGCCAAGGGTAATGAAGCTGATTTTTGGCAAATTTTAGATCAACGCTTGTTACTCGCTAAAAAAGCACTGATGACCCGAATTGCTCGCCTCGAAAAGACCAAGGCTCGCGTTGCCCCGATCCTCTATATGGAAGGGGCTTGTGGTGTACGCCTGAAAGCAGATGACAATATTGCCGATATTTTCAAGCAAGGCCGTGCTTCTATCTCATTGGGCTATATCGGTATTCATGAAACGATAAATGCGTTATATGGCAATCACATTCATCTGTTTGATGATAAGCAGCGCCAGCAGAAAGCCATTGCGATGGTTAAACACTTACGTAAGGCCGTCGATCTGTGGAGGCAGCAGACGGGTTATGGGTTTAGTTTGTACAGTACACCAAGCGAGAATTTATGTGACCGCTTTTGCCGTTTGGATACCACTGAGTTTGGCGTAATCCAAGGTGTCACCGATAAGGGCTATTACACCAACAGCTTCCATCTGGATGTGGAAAAGAAGGTCAATCCCTACGATAAGCTGGACTTTGAAGCACCCTATCCACCATTGGCAAACGGTGGTTTTATTTGCTATGGCGAGTATCCCAACCTGCAACATAATTTGAAAGCATTAGAAGATGTCTGGGATTACAGTTATTCACGTGTGCCTTACTATGGCACCAATACGCCCATTGATGAGTGTTACCGATGCGGCTTTACCGGAGAATTTTCCTGTACCAGCAAAGGATTCACCTGCCCCCAATGCAAAAACCATGATCCAGCTCAGGTTTCAGTTACTCGCCGTGTTTGTGGCTACCTTGGCAGCCCGGATGCTCGTCCATTCAATGCAGGTAAACAGGAAGAAGTGAAACGCCGTGTGAAACATCTCAGCAATGGACAGATAGGTTGATAGCATGAATTATCATCAATATTATCCAGTTGATGTGGTAAATGGTCCCGGAACCCGCTGTACGCTGTTCGTGTCAGGTTGTTTGCATCAATGCCGTGGCTGCTACAATCAAAATACATGGCGAGTCGATTCAGGGCTGCCTTTTACGCAAGCAACCGAAGATCAGATCATCGCCGACCTAAAAGATCACCGCATTAAACGGCAAGGTCTGTCACTGTCTGGCGGCGATCCGCTGCATCCTCATAATGTTCGCCGCATACTGCAACTGGTTAAACGTGTACGGGAAGAATGCCCAGATAAGGATATCTGGCTATGGACAGGTTATGTCCTCAATGAATTAAGTGGAATTCAACAAGAAGTGATCAGTTACGTTCATGCGGTTGTGGATGGGAAGTTTGAACAAGCGCTGTATGATCCCACGTTAATTTGGCGAGGCAGCCATAACCAGGTCATCCACTATTTTTAACGCTGCCAATGCAATTTTTTGCCAAACCCGAGGGTGTTATTCACCATTTTGATTTCATTGATATTGAGCTGCCAAATTGGGGATTTGGCCGTCAAAGCGATAGGAAAACGGCGGCAATAACGTGCTCTGGCGATGGTTTCTGCTTCACCTGTCAATGAAATCACTTCACCCCGAAATTGAACACCTTTAATTTGGGCGATATTGCGGGTTTGGCCGGCAACAGTGCCTGCAACGATGGGATTATTTTGCATCATCTGACCGTGGCGTGTATCGGATTCCGTCATAAACCAGAATGCCATGCTAGCCGCATCAAAGACATAAAAGCAGCTCGCACACCATAAATCCTGAGCTGAATACGTGCAAAGAGTGAATACATGTTGTTTGGCAAGATATTGACGAATTATTAAAATTTCTTTATTTAAATCCATATATTTCCACGCCGTTATTTTATTCAAGTCATAACAGAACACGACTGGCACCTTATCCAGTGACGTGTTCTGAATTTGACTCAATAAACCCTGAGATTTGTATAGGAACTCTATAAATTATTTATAAATTTCGGCAATTCCAGTGAGTTGATTCTGGCCATTTGCAGACACAATACGGAAATAGGTTGCGCCAGATTCATCAGCTTTTTTGGATAACTCTGCGGTCAGGCTATCTAGTGTCGCTGCACCACTCGCAGAAACAACGCCAATTTTTTCTCCCTTAGCAACCTGAACTTCTGTAGCAGCAAAAGTACCGAAAGAGACCGCACTTAATGCTAAGATAGCGATAATGTTTTTTACATTTTTCATGTTTTGCTCCTCTACTCATTTTTGACATGGGATTAATTTCTTGTAATTGTGAGCATGTTATACGCTTGTTCAAAATATTATAATTAGCAATTATTGCTATATTTTTTCAATTTTTTTGAACAAAAAACACTGGCATGGGTTAACAAATAGCATATATTTTAATAAATTCATTTGGTTATATTTAGAAATCATCAAAAATCTGGCTTATAATCATGTTCATCACTGAAATGTGAATTAATTTCCCACATAAATTAACTTATTAAAATAATTAAATATAAATAATGAATATTAACGTATCTAACTGGTCTATCTATCTGATCAAAACACGGAATGGCAGCCTGTATACCGGAATAACGACCAATGTATCTCGGCGATTTATGCAACATGCAGCCGGAAAAGGGGCAAAGTGCCTCAGAGGGAAAGGTCCCTTAATGTTGGTCTATCAAAGTCAGATAGGGGAGCAAAGTGTGGCATTGAAAATGGAATATCGCGTGAAAAAACTGAGTAAACAGCAAAAAGAAAGGCTAGTTATTGACCAGCCTCTCTGCATAATGACTTATTTAACCAAAATCGGTTCATCTGAGAAATTTTTCACTCAGGTTATGCCCACAGGTGATCAAAATGGGCAGGATAAGTAACCAGACCGTGACAGTCTTCCTGCGAAATGTCAGCCAGAGGATAGATCAAGAAGTAACTCTCGCAATCAGGCCATTGGCAATACACTTGATACTCATTAGCAAGCTTAAAACCCAAACGGTGGTAGTATTCAGGCTCCCCCAACACAACAACCGCGCCATAGCCAAACTCGTTTAGACTATCCAGTCCTTCATAAACCAACTTTTCACCAAGTCCATGACTACGATATTGTTCCGCCACCGCCAATGGCGCCAAACCTACCCATTGATGATCTTCACCATTGATATCAACCGGCGCGAAACCGGCATAACCTATCACATGACCTTCATCGTCGGTCGCAACAATACCTAATGTCAATAAACCATCTTCTCTTAGTTGATGAATTAACTCAGCTTCTGCCGATGTTTCAAAAGACTGACGCAACAAACGATCAATCCCCATAGCATCGACAGGAATTTCGACCCTGATTAACATGACGATAACACGCGATCGTTCTGATCTGCGCCCTCATTCTGTCCCGCTTTGATTAATCCAGCCAAACGCAATAGACCAAAGCGAAGGATGGATGGCATAGATCCCGCTCTAATGGAATCCATCTGATTTTTCACATATAGTCCCAATTTGGTATTCCCTTCAACCCGCAAACGATGCAGAAAAACAATGTATCAGGAAAAAGATTAAAGAGAAAAGGCGTTGCTTACAATGGGAAATTCGATGATAAATCCCCTATTAAAAAACGTCTACAGAACGGATCGCAACAGCCCTGCAACAATGTAATATTTGAATGATCAAATATCCCTGTTTGCTTCTTTATGGCTGTGATTTTATGAGTATTATGATGAAAAAAATTGTTTAATGCGCTGGATGATACAGCGAAATTCTTTATTACGCAGCATACCAACCAAAATACCCAGCACCATATACATCACGCCAAGCAACAGCATCATGCCAATATCTTTGTACACGCTGTGCAACGGTAATTCCATCTGGTTAACCCCTGCTATCGCTTTTGTTGCCCAGGTCGATGGCAGGGCTGATGAAATTATTCTGACCCACTCAGGCATCGCCTGAAGTGGCCAAATTGTGCCTGATATATAGAAGATTGGTGTGGTAATAAAAGCCAGCGTTAAATAAATCATTTCCACGCTACGCAGACATTCTGTCACCAATTTTCCCAATCCCAATACCGCCAACAGGAACGGGAATGTCAGTAAAAGTACGAGGTAAATCGGTGCATCTTGCCGATATCCCAATATCCACGGCCACAGAATAAAAAAGATCACTGACAGAAATAGCCAGATTGGGATCAAAGCAGACAATGTTCCTAAATAGACGGGCAGCGGTGGGTTACCTTTAGGGGTTTCCCGTAGGGTAATACTGACGCGAACACAAGCCACTAACAAGGAGTGTTGCAACAGCATGACCAATAAACCAGGAAATATGATTGCAGCATAGCTGACACCCGGATTAAATAGCCCAATAGTTTCACTGCGAATCGGTTGTAGCAAGGTTTTCACCTGTTCAATGCTAAAACCCGATTGTAAAAGTAATTTACCATTGTA contains:
- a CDS encoding GNAT family N-acetyltransferase; protein product: MLIRVEIPVDAMGIDRLLRQSFETSAEAELIHQLREDGLLTLGIVATDDEGHVIGYAGFAPVDINGEDHQWVGLAPLAVAEQYRSHGLGEKLVYEGLDSLNEFGYGAVVVLGEPEYYHRLGFKLANEYQVYCQWPDCESYFLIYPLADISQEDCHGLVTYPAHFDHLWA
- a CDS encoding ABC transporter permease codes for the protein MVNNGQTNWTLYWQTLRDVFLGMLEKPMWLLLMVSLCVMSLVYIRPSVWDLPIAVIDNDHSHASRMLIRNINAMPKVAPKIYNNLDNARRDMLERTIFAIIIVPVDFEKRLLNGQNVTVPVYGDATNRLANGQIQHDLALAYQQLLAEYNGKLLLQSGFSIEQVKTLLQPIRSETIGLFNPGVSYAAIIFPGLLVMLLQHSLLVACVRVSITLRETPKGNPPLPVYLGTLSALIPIWLFLSVIFFILWPWILGYRQDAPIYLVLLLTFPFLLAVLGLGKLVTECLRSVEMIYLTLAFITTPIFYISGTIWPLQAMPEWVRIISSALPSTWATKAIAGVNQMELPLHSVYKDIGMMLLLGVMYMVLGILVGMLRNKEFRCIIQRIKQFFSS